TTTTTGCGCGGCGTTGCACGTCTGTTGAAGATGCTTCAAAGAAACACCTACCTCCCCATTAGACAGTAGATCACCTTGATCCGACCATGATAGCTCCTCGGGATTTGAGCCTTCTTCAACCTGCAAAAATTCTGCAGTCCAAGCTGATTTGGACGGGAGAAAAGGGCGTGAAGAATGTCGAGTTTTCAGATAGAACTAGACCATTTCCCCTGTCTCTCTGTATCTCTCCCTCCCCAATCCGAATAGGCAAGCTGAGTGCATCACAACAACGAGTAGGTGCTCACCCACCGCCACCGGAAATTCACTTTGGCACCACGATGCGATGTGACGTTGAAACATCATCTGTCTGAGATTGAGTGCGATAAAGTCTCGGAAACATCTCAAAACCTATCAATCAACAACAAAAAAATTGTCGGAAACATAATGAAAGGGACAAAACACCCGGTCCAACCATGAGGTGACACAGCAGTAGATAGATCAATAGTACTAGCAAAGGTCGGAAAGGACACAGACAGCACTGAGAAATCACAAATTAATGCCGGCAACGAGATCGTAGTATCATCAAAGGTAAAGAGATAGACCACCAAGCAGTTCTGGTATGGTACTTCGAGATGACAAAGGTGCGATCATATTTCATGCAGGCAACTATTTTCATGTCGAGATTCTCTCGAAGCGGAGCTGAGTGCTTGTATGGAAGGACTCGCGTTCACCTTCCAGTGGAGATAGAAATGGATTCAATAGTTGCTTTCAAGTTGATCCAGGCCAAAGAGATTGATAGATCGGTCTACTCGTCGCTTATTATGGAGATTAGACACCTTATGTCTTTTCGCGATTCTTGTATTACTCATGTTGATCGTAGCCAAAATAAAGTTAGTGATAGCATAGCCAAATTTGCTCGTGTAGGAGGCAGAACCATAACTTGGATTGGTTCGGGTCCTTCGGATGCTATGGAGCTAGCTACGATTGATCGTATGAACTGCCTCATTATTTcactcgcaaaaaaaaaaaacagcgTGCGTCAGGCAGCATACTTGACAGCGACGTCGGCGAGGCAGCGCGCCAGCTCGTCCGGCGTCGAGAGCAACGCCATGTGGTCCGCGCCGTGGATTTCCCTGACCTCGTCCACGGGGTAGTTCTGCACCATCCACCGCTGGAACCCCTCGAAGATGGCGTTGTCGTCCTTGAGGACGATGAACACCTTGCGCACAGACCCGTAGCGAGCCTCCGTGTACGGTGGCTGCAGTTTCAGGTCGTCCACGAACATCGAGCCGACCCTCATCAGGGATCTTCCCAGCGTCAGGTCCTGCCGACAACATGCAACGTTACGTAAGGTATCGTAAACCCATACTCAAATCTCTTCCTAGCATGCAGGAGCATTCCATGGTTGTTCTAACAGATTGATTAACAGAGCGACAGGTACGTACATACCTCCGGCGAGCACAGCTGGTAGAACTTTGCTCGGGTGACCAGCGGCCCGAACCGGATGGAAATAGGCAGCTTGCCCTCAGGATCTTGAGGCTTAAACTCCATGTCCATCCAGTCCATTCTCCGCTTCTTGTACTTTTTAGATCCAGCAAACATGCATTAGTAGTGTACAAAAAGGAGTGTTTGACAAAAAACTATCACAATTAAGGCTTCCATCCCTCAGAACTATCACTTTTTTTAAAGTGGCTGAAAATTaccaaaaaattgaaatcccgtGATTAAAAACTACCACTTTCGGATAATAGCCAGTTTAAACGATTTAAACGCATTTATGACAGGCGGGACCCATCTGTCAGGGCTTACCTGGCAGCAAAGTAAACTCCGTTTATTTTGACCACTAAGTAGACCGTTATGACagggggcccacatgtcagtatcaacctccttcttcctcctcctcctctctctctctccagcATTTCAATAAGCATCTTCCGTGCATCTAAGGGAAGGAGACGACGGTGAGGTCCTCCTCGCCACCACGGCGAGGTCGCGTTGGTCGTGGCGAGCGTGCTCACCTTGCTGCCTCCCGCTCCTCCCCCGACCACAATGACAACGGCGTCCACGATGCTACTCCGGCGCCGCCTTTCGCTCCTTCCCCGACCACGACGACGACGAGATATCTCTTACCCATCCCATGGCTTCGCCTTGGTCCGAGCTCCCACATGAGCTCCTGGGGCTCTTCGTCGCCCGCCGCCTGCTCCTCCGTGTAGGTGCAGCCGGCGCGCGCGGCCACGGCGCCGCACGCTGCCGAGCACGTGCGCCTCGATGAGGAGCTGCAGGAGCGCGAGTCCCGCCTGCGCACCAAGTTGTTGTCCGTGGCCGTGTTCAAGGCAAAGGCCCGACGGGTGATTGCCAACGACGGCGCGGGCGAGCGTCCACGA
This genomic window from Aegilops tauschii subsp. strangulata cultivar AL8/78 chromosome 4, Aet v6.0, whole genome shotgun sequence contains:
- the LOC109738117 gene encoding salicylic acid-binding protein 2, with protein sequence MAAPADQASSKHFVLVHGVCVGGWAWFKVATRLRDAGHRVSTPDLAASGVDPRPLREVPTFRDYSKPLLDLLLSVPPGEKVVLVGHSFGGVSIALACELFPEKVAAAVFVSAFMPDHRSPPSYVLEKYKKRRMDWMDMEFKPQDPEGKLPISIRFGPLVTRAKFYQLCSPEDLTLGRSLMRVGSMFVDDLKLQPPYTEARYGSVRKVFIVLKDDNAIFEGFQRWMVQNYPVDEVREIHGADHMALLSTPDELARCLADVAVKYAA